From one Bacteroides eggerthii genomic stretch:
- a CDS encoding ParA family protein, whose protein sequence is MGKIIALANQKGGVGKTTTTINLAASLATLEKKVLVVDADPQANASSGLGVDIKQAECTIYECIIDRANVRDAIHDTEIDTLKVISSHINLVGAEIEMLNLKNREKILKEVLAPLKEEFDYILIDCSPSLGLITINALTAADSVIIPVQAEYFALEGISKLLNTIKIIKSKLNPALEIEGFLLTMYDSRLRQANQIYDEVKRHFQELVFSTVIQRNVKLSEAPSYGLPTILYDADSTGAKNHIALAKELISHNEK, encoded by the coding sequence ATGGGAAAAATAATTGCTTTGGCAAATCAAAAAGGTGGTGTAGGAAAAACAACAACGACCATTAACCTCGCAGCTTCTCTCGCCACGCTTGAAAAGAAAGTTCTTGTTGTAGACGCAGACCCCCAGGCAAATGCCTCATCCGGGTTGGGCGTAGACATCAAGCAGGCAGAATGTACTATCTATGAGTGTATTATAGACCGCGCCAATGTGCGGGATGCCATTCACGACACAGAGATTGATACATTGAAAGTTATTTCCTCCCACATCAATCTGGTAGGTGCCGAAATAGAAATGCTCAATCTCAAGAACCGGGAAAAGATACTGAAGGAAGTGCTCGCCCCGCTGAAAGAAGAGTTTGACTATATCTTGATAGATTGCTCTCCGTCGTTAGGGTTGATCACAATCAATGCGCTTACGGCAGCCGACTCGGTCATCATCCCGGTACAAGCCGAATACTTTGCTTTGGAAGGTATCAGCAAACTGCTGAACACCATTAAAATCATCAAGTCCAAGCTGAACCCCGCGCTCGAAATCGAAGGCTTCCTCCTGACGATGTACGACTCGCGCCTGCGCCAGGCCAACCAGATTTACGATGAAGTGAAGCGCCATTTCCAGGAACTGGTATTCAGCACCGTCATCCAGCGCAATGTAAAGCTGAGCGAAGCACCCAGCTACGGGCTTCCCACAATCCTGTACGATGCGGACTCCACCGGAGCCAAAAACCACATCGCACTGGCCAAAGAGTTAATCAGCCACAACGAGAAGTAA
- a CDS encoding lytic transglycosylase domain-containing protein, which yields MRKIIIGSSLLFSILLAVPQAHAQESVDVIIHDNGTERREVIDLPKSMTYPVDSLLNDWKAKNYIDLGKDCSTSIVNPEFSDSIYIDRLSRMPTVMEMPYNEIVRKFIDMYTGRLRNQVAFMLSACNFYMPIFEEALDTYGLPLELKYLPIIESALNPSAVSRAGASGLWQFMLNTGKIYGLESNSLVDERRDPIKATWAAARYLKDMYAIYQDWNLVIAAYNCGPGTINKAIRRAGGKTDYWEIYNYLPKETRGYVPAFIAANYVMTYYCKHNICPMETNIPDATDTIQVNRNLHFEQIADVCGINMDEIKSLNPQYKRNIVPGDSKPRTLRLPINYISTFIDSQDTIYAHRSAELFKNRRTVSVANTRSTARSSKGKSSPQGEVTYHKIRSGETLSTIARKYGVTVNQIKNWNGMSSTRINAGKRLKIYK from the coding sequence ATGAGAAAAATAATCATAGGTTCCTCACTTCTGTTCAGCATATTGCTCGCAGTTCCACAGGCACACGCCCAGGAAAGCGTAGACGTAATCATTCACGACAACGGGACGGAACGCCGGGAAGTTATCGACTTGCCCAAAAGCATGACCTACCCCGTAGACAGTCTGCTCAACGACTGGAAAGCCAAAAACTATATCGATTTGGGAAAGGATTGCAGTACCTCTATCGTAAATCCTGAGTTCAGCGACTCCATATACATCGACCGGCTCTCACGCATGCCGACCGTCATGGAAATGCCGTACAACGAGATTGTACGCAAATTCATCGACATGTACACCGGACGTCTCCGCAATCAGGTGGCTTTCATGCTGAGCGCCTGCAACTTCTACATGCCCATTTTTGAAGAAGCCCTCGACACATACGGCTTGCCATTGGAGCTGAAATATCTGCCTATTATCGAGTCGGCCCTCAATCCCTCTGCCGTATCCCGCGCAGGCGCTTCCGGACTATGGCAGTTCATGCTTAATACAGGCAAAATATACGGACTGGAAAGCAACAGTCTGGTGGACGAACGCCGCGACCCGATTAAAGCTACCTGGGCCGCCGCACGTTATCTCAAAGACATGTATGCCATCTACCAAGACTGGAACCTGGTGATTGCCGCCTACAACTGTGGCCCGGGAACAATCAACAAAGCCATTCGACGTGCAGGCGGCAAAACGGACTATTGGGAAATCTATAATTATCTGCCCAAAGAAACACGAGGATACGTACCCGCCTTCATTGCCGCCAACTACGTAATGACTTACTACTGCAAACACAACATCTGTCCCATGGAAACCAATATTCCGGACGCGACAGACACCATACAAGTGAACCGTAACCTGCATTTTGAGCAAATAGCCGATGTCTGCGGTATCAACATGGATGAAATCAAAAGCCTGAACCCCCAGTACAAAAGAAATATCGTTCCGGGTGACAGCAAGCCCCGTACACTCCGCCTGCCGATAAACTATATCAGTACTTTTATTGACAGCCAAGACACGATCTATGCCCACCGCAGCGCAGAACTGTTCAAAAACCGCCGGACCGTATCCGTTGCAAACACCCGCAGCACAGCGCGCAGCAGCAAAGGGAAAAGTTCCCCACAAGGAGAAGTAACCTATCACAAAATACGCAGCGGAGAAACCCTGTCGACCATCGCACGCAAATACGGCGTGACCGTCAACCAGATAAAAAACTGGAATGGCATGAGCAGCACCAGAATTAATGCAGGAAAGCGACTGAAGATTTACAAATAA
- a CDS encoding DUF5683 domain-containing protein, translated as MTKRRKIYQISIALLLCFIQTAGIAMYGQSRPRAASKRIHRLQADSLHTLRKAVQMQADSLTPTTDKPMPHQAVTPADSIATADSIAAENKKKLLEMTSSPTLQEQEVPADSLHKEINRKMWIPNPTKATWLALVIPGGGQIYNRKYWKLPIFYGGFAGCAYALTWNSKMYKDYSTAYKDAMNGNMQSSSITDLLPPGYTISETQLKELLRKRKDTYRRYRDLSIFAFIGVYLLSVIDAYVDAELSNFDITPDLSMKVEPAVINTQTSNSSNRSVGLQCSFRF; from the coding sequence ATGACGAAAAGAAGAAAAATATACCAAATCAGTATCGCCCTGCTGCTCTGCTTCATACAGACGGCAGGGATTGCTATGTATGGTCAGAGCCGCCCGCGCGCCGCTTCCAAAAGGATACACAGGCTGCAGGCAGACTCCCTCCATACCCTGCGGAAGGCTGTACAGATGCAAGCCGACAGTCTGACTCCGACAACGGACAAACCAATGCCGCATCAGGCTGTTACGCCCGCCGACAGCATTGCCACCGCCGACAGCATTGCAGCCGAAAATAAGAAAAAATTGCTGGAAATGACCTCTTCCCCCACCCTGCAGGAACAGGAAGTGCCGGCCGACAGTCTGCATAAAGAGATAAACAGGAAGATGTGGATTCCCAACCCCACGAAAGCAACCTGGCTGGCGCTTGTGATCCCCGGAGGAGGACAAATCTACAACCGGAAATACTGGAAACTGCCCATCTTCTACGGCGGATTTGCCGGTTGCGCCTATGCCCTGACATGGAACAGCAAAATGTACAAGGACTACTCTACCGCCTATAAAGACGCAATGAACGGCAATATGCAGTCCAGCAGCATCACCGACCTGTTGCCGCCCGGATATACAATCTCCGAAACCCAATTGAAAGAATTGCTGCGCAAGCGAAAAGACACTTACCGCAGATACCGCGACCTAAGTATCTTCGCTTTCATCGGGGTCTACCTGCTGTCTGTCATAGACGCTTATGTGGATGCCGAATTATCCAATTTCGACATAACCCCCGATCTCAGCATGAAGGTAGAGCCCGCCGTCATCAATACCCAAACAAGCAATTCTTCCAACCGCTCCGTTGGATTGCAATGCAGCTTCAGATTTTAA
- a CDS encoding DUF418 domain-containing protein — protein MNQIPQMKRVDSVDALRGFAVVAIMLLHFVEHFIYGVYPEATSKTAELLNQSVWDALFFIFAGKSYTVFALLFGFTFIVQQRNQEAKGGDFGGRFAWRLVILMFFATLNAAFFPGGDVLLLFAIMGFVMIPLRKLSQRNLLLIASLFLIQPIELLECFGIDFIPTLLNDTYYPTLKTVTDSGNFWDMIVANAGIGQLASLFWAVDTGRLLQAPGLFILGMILARGDYFSRGAGFWVKIFVGSFIASFLFYVAKTSAVDALQIILTMWYNMAFTGMLVSMFVILYQNDVFGRMTDGLRFYGRMSLTNYISQSIIGSLIFFPYALGLASTLGIAWSFVVGLGVMSAQIWFCRRWLRTHRQGPLEAVWHRLTWLK, from the coding sequence ATGAACCAAATCCCCCAAATGAAACGCGTAGACTCGGTCGACGCTCTCAGAGGTTTTGCAGTAGTTGCCATTATGCTGCTGCATTTTGTGGAACATTTTATTTACGGTGTCTATCCGGAAGCGACATCCAAAACGGCAGAATTGCTCAATCAGAGTGTCTGGGACGCTCTGTTCTTCATTTTTGCCGGAAAGAGTTATACGGTTTTCGCTCTTCTTTTCGGATTCACGTTCATTGTCCAGCAGCGAAACCAAGAGGCTAAAGGCGGCGACTTCGGAGGACGTTTCGCATGGAGGCTGGTCATACTGATGTTTTTTGCCACCCTCAATGCTGCATTCTTTCCCGGAGGCGATGTGCTGCTGCTTTTTGCGATAATGGGGTTTGTTATGATTCCGTTGCGCAAACTTTCCCAAAGAAATCTTTTGCTCATTGCATCGCTGTTTTTGATTCAGCCGATTGAATTGCTGGAGTGTTTCGGCATCGACTTTATACCCACATTGCTCAATGACACCTATTATCCTACGCTGAAAACTGTTACCGATTCGGGCAACTTTTGGGACATGATTGTCGCTAATGCAGGTATAGGGCAGTTGGCAAGTTTGTTTTGGGCTGTCGATACGGGACGGTTGTTGCAGGCTCCGGGACTTTTTATTTTGGGGATGATTCTTGCGCGGGGAGATTACTTTAGTCGTGGAGCAGGTTTTTGGGTGAAGATTTTTGTGGGGAGCTTCATTGCGAGTTTTCTGTTTTATGTTGCAAAGACTTCTGCTGTGGATGCTTTGCAGATCATCCTGACAATGTGGTACAATATGGCCTTTACCGGTATGCTCGTTTCTATGTTCGTGATATTGTATCAGAACGACGTGTTTGGCAGAATGACCGACGGACTGCGTTTTTATGGGCGGATGAGTCTCACGAACTACATCAGTCAGTCAATCATCGGAAGTCTGATATTCTTTCCCTACGCCTTAGGGCTGGCATCAACGTTGGGCATTGCATGGAGCTTCGTAGTGGGTCTGGGGGTAATGTCTGCTCAAATATGGTTCTGCCGCCGGTGGCTCAGGACGCATAGGCAAGGTCCGCTTGAGGCTGTGTGGCATCGTCTCACGTGGCTGAAGTAG
- a CDS encoding ParB/RepB/Spo0J family partition protein, giving the protein MAQKRNALGRGLDALLSMDEVQTEGSSSINEIELSKIAVNPNQPRREFDPTALQELAESIAEIGIIQPITLRKLSDDEYQIIAGERRFRASQIAGLTSIPAYIRTADDENVMEMALIENIQREDLNSVEIALAYQHLLEEYGLTQERLSERVGKKRTTIANYLRLLKLPAPIQMGLQNKQIDMGHARALITLGDPKLQVKIFEEILEHGYSVRKVEEIVKSLNEGETIKSGGRKIAPKRSKLPEEFNMLKQQLSSFFSAKVQLTCSEKGKGKISIPFSNEEELERIIGILDTLKK; this is encoded by the coding sequence ATGGCACAGAAAAGAAATGCACTTGGACGCGGGCTGGATGCCCTGCTCTCTATGGATGAGGTGCAGACCGAAGGCTCTTCTTCTATCAATGAAATAGAATTGTCGAAGATTGCCGTCAATCCTAACCAGCCCCGTCGCGAATTCGACCCAACAGCGTTGCAGGAGCTTGCCGAGTCTATTGCAGAAATTGGTATCATCCAACCCATCACCCTGCGCAAGCTATCCGACGATGAGTATCAGATCATTGCCGGCGAACGTCGCTTCCGCGCCTCACAAATAGCCGGGCTGACAAGCATCCCTGCCTACATCCGTACGGCCGACGATGAGAATGTCATGGAAATGGCACTCATCGAAAACATACAGCGCGAAGACCTGAACTCCGTAGAAATAGCGCTCGCCTATCAGCACCTGCTGGAAGAATACGGCCTCACCCAAGAACGCCTCAGCGAACGCGTAGGAAAGAAACGCACCACCATCGCCAATTACCTGCGTCTGCTGAAACTGCCGGCTCCCATCCAAATGGGCCTGCAGAACAAGCAGATAGACATGGGACATGCCCGCGCCCTGATAACGCTGGGCGACCCCAAACTGCAAGTGAAGATTTTTGAAGAGATACTGGAGCATGGCTATTCCGTCCGCAAAGTAGAGGAAATAGTAAAGTCCCTGAATGAAGGCGAAACCATAAAAAGCGGCGGCCGAAAAATCGCGCCCAAACGCTCCAAACTGCCCGAAGAGTTCAACATGCTGAAGCAGCAACTTTCCAGCTTCTTCAGCGCCAAAGTGCAACTGACCTGCTCCGAGAAAGGCAAAGGTAAAATCAGTATCCCGTTCAGTAACGAAGAAGAATTGGAACGTATCATCGGCATCCTTGATACGCTGAAAAAATAA
- a CDS encoding DUF456 domain-containing protein: MDILFIIIGILCLLTGLAGCFLPVIPGPPVAYAGLLLLHFTDKVQYSTTQLLLWLLLVIILQVLDYFIPMLGSKYSGGTRWGTRGCLAGTIIGLFFMPWGIVLGPFLGAFIGELLGGKETRQALKSGMGSLFGFLCGTVLKCILCGYFAWEFASALVQQ; this comes from the coding sequence ATGGACATTCTGTTTATTATCATAGGTATTCTCTGTCTCCTCACCGGCCTGGCAGGCTGCTTCCTGCCCGTAATACCCGGTCCTCCCGTTGCTTATGCGGGATTACTGCTGTTGCATTTCACCGACAAGGTGCAATACTCCACCACCCAATTATTGCTATGGCTGCTGCTCGTCATCATTTTACAGGTGCTCGACTATTTCATCCCCATGCTGGGCAGCAAATATAGCGGAGGAACACGCTGGGGAACGCGCGGATGCCTTGCAGGAACAATCATCGGACTGTTCTTCATGCCCTGGGGCATTGTCCTCGGCCCGTTTTTGGGAGCGTTTATCGGAGAACTTCTCGGCGGCAAGGAAACCCGCCAGGCATTAAAGTCCGGAATGGGTTCTTTGTTTGGTTTCCTGTGCGGCACAGTGCTGAAATGTATCTTATGCGGATACTTCGCGTGGGAATTCGCATCAGCGCTGGTACAGCAATAA